A genomic window from Pecten maximus chromosome 4, xPecMax1.1, whole genome shotgun sequence includes:
- the LOC117325340 gene encoding uncharacterized protein LOC117325340 gives MEYRCLLCGDVKFSNRYGVVRHLEEKHSGFRWECQQCTKLFPRQASGAHNDADGKVCKSSFFVCVSPDAGSRGSAARIQLDHWWQMALPGFWKAVPVVAKVQRKQRPSRKDSPPHQKVKLESPRRNTLPSSSVF, from the coding sequence ATGGAGTATCGATGCTTGCTGTGCGGTGATGTAAAGTTTAGCAACAGGTATGGAGTGGTGCGCCATCTGGAAGAAAAGCACTCGGGCTTCCGCTGGGAGTGCCAGCAGTGTACAAAACTATTTCCTCGCCAGGCCAGCGGGGCTCATAATGACGCAGATGGAAAAGTGTGTAAGAGTTCTTTTTTTGTGTGCGTGTCACCAGATGCTGGCAGCAGAGGTAGCGCTGCACGGATCCAGTTGGATCACTGGTGGCAAATGGCCCTGCCAGGCTTTTGGAAAGCTGTTCCAGTAGTGGCGAAGGTTCAGAGGAAGCAGCGTCCCTCAAGGAAAGATTCGCCCCCTCACCAGAAGGTCAAGCTGGAATCTCCACGTCGGAACACCCTCCCCTCTTCCTCCGTCTTCTAA
- the LOC117325342 gene encoding uncharacterized protein LOC117325342: protein MDLLRTMEKQEDFDGGFIIRNLIQFCFSKLLQDDHEVVVDLWNRHRIRSNRNTITGREDENYVLPGTTSVWNRPFTTSPGARSDSGVQKICYPKKSFSNHKPKL from the exons ATGGACCTGTTACGTACTATGGAGAAACAAGAAGACTTTGATGGAGGATTTATTATCCGAAACTTAATACAGTTCTGCTTCTCTAAGCTTCTACAG GATGACCATGAGGTAGTTGTTGATTTATGGAACAGACATAGAATCCGTTCCAACAGAAACACTATCACCGGCCGGGAGGACGAAAACTATGTATTACCTGGTACCACATCTGTATGGAACAGACCCTTCACTACGTCCCCTGGTGCCCGCAGTGATTCAGGCGTGCAAAAAATATGTTATCCGAAAAAGAG CTTCAGCAACCATAAGCCCAAACTTTGA